Proteins from a genomic interval of Nocardioidaceae bacterium:
- the prmC gene encoding peptide chain release factor N(5)-glutamine methyltransferase — protein MRPPDLLAAAAARLEAAGVPSPRPDAEIMLAHVTGRSRGSLLFSGPVATPQVEAYEALVTRRQAREPLYYLTGLAPFRHLELAVGPGVFVPRPETELLAGAAIDATIEAAGGAPGTHGHSTPVVVDLCTGSGAIAASVAQEVPYARVHAVELEPSALVWAERNLAATSVDLRAGDLRDACPDLDGQVDVVVCNPPYVPLTAFEGVDLEARTHEPDRALFSGEDGLDAVRALEVTAARLLRPGGWLGFEHASEQARTAPGVLVSAGRWTRVRDHADLLDRPRFTTARLRG, from the coding sequence GTGAGGCCGCCCGACCTCCTCGCGGCCGCCGCGGCGCGGCTCGAGGCCGCCGGCGTGCCGTCCCCCCGGCCGGACGCCGAGATCATGCTCGCCCACGTGACCGGTCGGTCCCGCGGGTCACTGCTGTTCTCCGGGCCGGTCGCCACGCCGCAGGTCGAGGCGTACGAGGCCCTCGTGACGCGGCGCCAGGCACGTGAGCCGCTGTACTACCTCACCGGACTGGCGCCGTTCCGCCACCTCGAGCTGGCGGTGGGCCCGGGTGTCTTCGTGCCCCGTCCCGAGACCGAGCTGCTGGCCGGCGCGGCGATCGACGCGACGATCGAGGCTGCGGGCGGCGCCCCGGGCACGCACGGACACAGCACCCCGGTCGTGGTCGACCTCTGCACCGGCAGCGGCGCGATCGCCGCGTCGGTGGCGCAGGAGGTGCCGTACGCCCGGGTGCACGCCGTGGAGCTGGAGCCGTCTGCCCTGGTGTGGGCCGAGCGCAACCTGGCGGCCACCTCGGTCGACCTGCGCGCCGGCGACCTGCGCGACGCCTGCCCCGACCTCGACGGTCAGGTCGACGTCGTGGTGTGCAACCCGCCGTACGTGCCCCTGACGGCCTTCGAGGGCGTCGACCTCGAGGCGCGTACGCACGAGCCCGACCGCGCCCTGTTCTCCGGGGAGGACGGCCTCGATGCCGTGCGCGCGCTCGAGGTGACGGCGGCGCGTCTGCTGCGCCCAGGGGGCTGGCTGGGCTTCGAGCACGCGAGCGAACAGGCACGGACGGCACCAGGGGTGCTGGTCTCGGCCGGGCGGTGGACCCGGGTGCGCGACCACGCCGACCTGCTCGACCGACCCCGCTTCACCACGGCACGCCTGCGAGGATGA
- a CDS encoding undecaprenyl/decaprenyl-phosphate alpha-N-acetylglucosaminyl 1-phosphate transferase: MREYVVVFLVAAVVTWLLGVLARELAMRVGAVARVRDRDVHAVPTPYFGGVAMLGGLLAAYFVARQLPFLSRAADTVFRDAAVVLLAGALVCLFGVLDDVLELDALTKLGGQVLAAGLLVLFGVQYYVLPLPGGAQLSLDEGQAAILTIVLVVASVNAVNFVDGLDGLAAGVVGFGAVGFFAFSYVLAALNGESRAITAAVLCAALAGACAGFLPHNFFPARMFMGDSGSMLLGLVLSASTLTLTGQFVLFDLSQGALGEASFLPLVIPVLLPLAVMLLPFVDLVLAVVRRLRAGVSPFAPDKQHLHHRMLMLGHSHRRAVLILYLWAGLIAEILVVASLFTGRVVVLTIAISSLLVLAATFILPRVNQPGAVTSWDELDRTDRHEASPEAGATP; the protein is encoded by the coding sequence GTGCGCGAGTACGTCGTCGTCTTCCTGGTGGCCGCCGTGGTCACCTGGCTGCTCGGCGTCCTGGCCCGCGAGCTGGCGATGCGGGTGGGAGCCGTCGCGCGGGTGCGCGACCGTGACGTGCACGCCGTCCCGACGCCGTACTTCGGCGGGGTCGCGATGCTCGGGGGGCTCCTCGCCGCGTACTTCGTGGCGCGTCAGCTGCCCTTCCTCTCACGCGCCGCGGACACGGTCTTCCGCGACGCCGCGGTGGTGCTGCTCGCCGGCGCGCTCGTGTGCCTCTTCGGGGTCCTCGACGACGTCCTCGAGCTCGACGCGCTGACGAAGCTGGGGGGCCAGGTGCTCGCTGCAGGGCTGCTCGTGCTCTTCGGCGTGCAGTACTACGTGCTGCCCCTCCCCGGGGGTGCGCAGCTGTCGTTGGACGAGGGACAGGCGGCGATCCTGACGATCGTCCTGGTGGTCGCCTCGGTGAACGCGGTCAACTTCGTCGACGGGCTGGACGGTCTCGCGGCGGGCGTGGTCGGCTTCGGCGCGGTCGGGTTCTTCGCGTTCTCGTACGTGCTGGCCGCGCTCAACGGCGAGTCGCGCGCCATCACCGCGGCGGTGCTGTGCGCCGCCCTGGCCGGGGCGTGTGCGGGCTTCCTGCCGCACAACTTCTTCCCGGCCCGCATGTTCATGGGCGACTCGGGCTCGATGCTCCTGGGGCTCGTCCTGTCGGCCTCGACGTTGACGCTGACCGGTCAGTTCGTGCTCTTCGACCTGTCCCAGGGGGCGCTGGGCGAGGCGAGCTTCCTGCCTCTGGTCATCCCGGTCCTGCTTCCCCTGGCGGTGATGCTGCTGCCGTTCGTCGACCTCGTCCTCGCCGTCGTGCGCCGGCTGCGCGCCGGGGTCTCGCCGTTCGCCCCCGACAAGCAGCACCTGCACCACCGGATGCTGATGCTCGGCCACTCCCACCGGCGTGCCGTCCTCATCCTGTACCTCTGGGCCGGCCTCATCGCCGAGATCCTGGTCGTCGCCTCGCTGTTCACCGGACGCGTGGTCGTGCTCACGATCGCGATCAGTTCGCTGCTGGTGCTGGCGGCGACCTTCATCCTCCCGCGGGTCAACCAGCCCGGGGCGGTCACGAGCTGGGACGAGCTGGACCGGACGGACCGGCACGAGGCGTCACCCGAGGCGGGGGCGACGCCGTGA
- the prfA gene encoding peptide chain release factor 1 encodes MLASLAEEHADLEQRLADPDLHADPVAARRVGQRYAEVGAVVRTHDELTRVEDDLGAARELAEMGDSDSETELSDEIESLGRRRDELAERLRRLLVPRDPADGRDVLVEVKSGEGGEESALFAGDLVRMYVRYAERRGWSTEVVETTPSDLGGVKSCTLAVKAKGTPQPGEAPHALLKFEGGVHRVQRVPVTESQGRVHTSAAGVLVLPEAEPVDVDIAEKDLRIDVFRSSGPGGQSVNTTDSAVRITHLPTGTVASCQNEKSQLQNREQAMRILRARLLAAATAEAEAAASDARRSQVRTVDRSERIRTYNFPENRISDHRTGFKAYNLDQVLDGALEAVVASCVDAELSERMAALEQR; translated from the coding sequence GTGTTGGCCTCGCTCGCCGAGGAGCACGCGGACCTCGAGCAGCGTCTCGCCGACCCGGACCTCCACGCCGATCCCGTCGCCGCCCGACGGGTCGGGCAGCGCTACGCCGAGGTCGGCGCGGTCGTCCGCACCCACGACGAGCTCACCCGGGTCGAGGACGACCTGGGCGCGGCGCGGGAGCTGGCCGAGATGGGTGACAGCGACAGCGAGACCGAGCTCTCGGACGAGATCGAGAGTCTGGGCCGACGCCGTGACGAGCTCGCGGAGCGCCTCCGCAGACTCCTGGTGCCGCGCGATCCGGCCGACGGGCGTGACGTGCTGGTGGAGGTGAAGTCGGGGGAGGGCGGTGAGGAGTCCGCGCTCTTCGCTGGCGACCTGGTCCGCATGTACGTGCGCTACGCGGAGCGCCGGGGCTGGAGCACCGAGGTCGTGGAGACGACGCCCTCCGACCTCGGTGGGGTCAAGTCGTGCACGCTCGCGGTCAAGGCCAAGGGCACACCCCAGCCGGGGGAGGCGCCGCATGCCCTCTTGAAGTTCGAGGGCGGTGTGCACCGGGTGCAGCGGGTCCCGGTCACCGAGAGCCAGGGTCGGGTCCACACCTCGGCCGCCGGGGTGCTGGTGCTGCCGGAGGCGGAACCCGTGGACGTGGACATCGCGGAGAAGGACCTGCGCATCGACGTCTTCCGGTCCTCGGGCCCCGGAGGGCAGAGCGTGAACACCACCGACTCCGCCGTCCGCATCACCCACCTCCCGACGGGCACCGTCGCCAGCTGCCAGAACGAGAAGTCGCAGCTGCAGAACAGGGAGCAGGCCATGCGCATCCTGCGCGCGCGGCTGCTGGCCGCGGCCACGGCCGAGGCCGAGGCGGCGGCCTCGGACGCGAGGCGGTCCCAGGTGCGCACGGTGGACCGGTCCGAGCGCATCCGCACCTACAACTTCCCCGAGAACCGCATCTCCGACCACCGCACCGGCTTCAAGGCCTACAACCTCGACCAGGTGCTCGACGGCGCTCTCGAGGCGGTCGTCGCGAGCTGCGTGGACGCCGAGCTGAGCGAGCGCATGGCGGCTCTGGAGCAGCGGTGA
- a CDS encoding AtpZ/AtpI family protein, with the protein MDTSDGTPAQHAQAPDPWQAVSYMLSGLIVYGLAGYGLDVWLGTSFLVGVGIVIGTGLGVLMVWMRWGRPPADFDPRTGRRRHADDTAETTTEQETQ; encoded by the coding sequence ATGGACACCTCGGACGGCACGCCCGCGCAGCATGCGCAGGCGCCCGACCCGTGGCAGGCAGTGAGCTACATGCTGTCGGGTCTCATCGTCTACGGTCTGGCTGGTTACGGACTCGATGTGTGGCTGGGGACGTCGTTCCTGGTCGGGGTCGGGATCGTCATCGGCACCGGGCTCGGCGTGCTGATGGTCTGGATGCGCTGGGGCAGACCCCCGGCAGACTTCGACCCCCGGACCGGGCGCCGCCGCCACGCAGACGACACCGCAGAGACGACGACGGAGCAGGAGACGCAGTGA
- a CDS encoding threonylcarbamoyl-AMP synthase, which translates to MTASQRFDVSQEDQRAEGVAAASLALQRGELVVLPTDTVYGVAADAFDPEAVAALLEAKGRGREKPPPVLVSTAATLDALAVGVPRWARALVEQLWPGGLTLVCRQQTSLQWDLGDSRQTVAVRMPDHDVATELLARTGPLAVSSANRTGEPAALDADAAEAALGEDAAVVLDAGPSPGAVASTILDATTEQPRLLRAGAADDRVRAILREMGLSLEGGDGPAAPETDTPSANGTTGTTEAAETTETED; encoded by the coding sequence GTGACCGCATCGCAGAGGTTCGACGTCAGCCAGGAGGACCAGCGCGCCGAGGGTGTCGCGGCCGCCTCGTTGGCGTTGCAGCGCGGCGAGCTGGTCGTGCTGCCGACCGACACGGTGTACGGCGTCGCGGCTGACGCCTTCGATCCCGAGGCCGTCGCGGCCCTTCTCGAGGCGAAGGGACGCGGCCGGGAGAAACCGCCACCGGTGCTGGTCTCGACCGCTGCGACCCTGGACGCCCTGGCCGTCGGGGTGCCCCGGTGGGCCCGCGCCCTCGTCGAGCAGCTCTGGCCCGGTGGTCTGACGCTGGTGTGCCGGCAGCAGACGTCGCTGCAGTGGGACCTCGGCGACAGCCGGCAGACCGTCGCGGTGCGGATGCCCGACCACGACGTCGCAACCGAGCTCCTGGCGCGGACGGGCCCCTTGGCCGTCTCCAGCGCCAACCGCACCGGCGAGCCGGCCGCGCTCGATGCCGACGCCGCTGAGGCAGCCCTGGGCGAGGACGCGGCCGTCGTGCTCGACGCCGGCCCGAGCCCTGGCGCCGTGGCGTCGACGATCCTTGACGCGACGACCGAGCAGCCACGGCTGCTCCGCGCGGGCGCGGCGGACGACCGGGTGCGCGCCATCCTCCGCGAGATGGGCCTCTCCCTGGAGGGCGGGGACGGCCCCGCGGCCCCGGAGACGGACACTCCCTCGGCGAACGGCACGACCGGCACGACCGAGGCGGCCGAGACGACCGAGACCGAGGACTGA